One window of Channa argus isolate prfri chromosome 4, Channa argus male v1.0, whole genome shotgun sequence genomic DNA carries:
- the LOC137125531 gene encoding protein NLRC3-like, with protein MQYILQGKMSVFTVSYSPIFTDFMVYSGVFTQILTEERGLYQDKIFCFIHLSVQEFLAALHVYLTFFNSRVNLLSEGQSTSQKSKTKKDNFPKMHFHQRAVDKAPQSRNGHLDLFLRFLLGLSLQTNQIVLQGLMRQTGKSSQANEETVQYIKKKISKNLSAEKSINLFHCLNELNDCSLVEQIQQYLRSGSLSWSHVQWSALLFMLVSLGKELDMLDPKKNCPDLSEDLLFVMGVVKVSKKVVLSGCNLSERSCEALSSFLTEEGCASLASALSSNPCHLRELDLSYNHPGDSGVKLLLD; from the exons ATGCAATATATATTGCAGGGGAAAAtgagtgtttttacagtatcaTACAGTCCAATTTTCACCGATTTTatggtgtactcaggagtgttcacacagatccttacagaggagagaggactgtaccaggacaagaTTTTCTGCTTCatccatctgagtgttcaggagtttctggctgctcttcatgtctaTCTGACTTTCTTCAACTCTCGAGTCAATCTTCTGTCAGAAGGACAATCAACCTCCCAGAAGTCTAAGactaaaaaagacaattttccAAAGATGCACTTCCACCAGAGGGCTGTTGATAAGGCCCCTCAAAGCCGAAATGGACACCTAGACTTGTTCCTACGCTTTCTCTTGGGTCTTTCACTGCAGACCAATCAGATTGTCCTACAAGGTCTGATGAGACAGACTGGAAAAAGCTCACAGGCCAATGAggaaacagtccagtacatcaagaagaagatcagtaagaatctgtctgcagagaaaagcatcaacctgttccactgtctgaatgaactgaatgattgtTCTCTAGTGGAGCAGATCCAACAGTACCTGAGATCAGGAAGTCTCTCCTGGTCTCATGTTCAGTGGTCAGCGCTGCTCTTCATGTTAGTGTCATTAGGTAAAGAACTGGACATGCTTGACCCCAAGAAAAACTGTCCAGACCTTTCAGAGGATCTTCTGTTTGTGATGGGAGTGGTCAAAGTCTCCAAGAAAGTTGT actgagtggctgtaacctctcagagagaagctgtgaagcccTGTCCTCATTTCtcacagaggaaggttgtgcttctctggcctcagctctgagctccaacccctgccatctgagagaactggacctgagctacaatcatccaggagactcaggagtgaagctgctgctggatTGA